From one Desulfonatronovibrio magnus genomic stretch:
- a CDS encoding tRNA1(Val) (adenine(37)-N6)-methyltransferase gives MMKNPVNFPRGLIQPRQGYRFSVDSLLLSCFIPLRKNSIIADLGCGCGVIGFGVFLRNPEADLTFTGIDKSPDMLETAVSNSKIMGIEDRFDFRQADAANLAQAGFRPDTYDMILTNPPYYRTGSGRLSAHEGRNGASFSSQSTLNDFFKASNYLLKNRSKIGVVFLSDRMEELLCSMKNNRLEPKKILPVYGREDRPSRIILVEGVKNAGPGLTLLPPLILHNTDNSITAHALEFCPFLECNSQRKQIQ, from the coding sequence ATGATGAAAAACCCAGTAAACTTTCCAAGAGGTCTTATCCAGCCCAGGCAGGGATACAGGTTTTCAGTGGACTCTTTACTTCTGTCCTGCTTTATTCCTCTTAGAAAAAACAGCATTATAGCTGATTTAGGTTGCGGCTGCGGGGTTATTGGATTTGGAGTATTTCTAAGAAATCCTGAGGCAGACCTGACTTTCACAGGAATCGACAAAAGCCCTGATATGCTTGAGACTGCTGTAAGTAACTCGAAAATTATGGGAATTGAAGACAGGTTTGATTTCAGGCAGGCTGATGCAGCAAACCTGGCGCAAGCTGGTTTCAGGCCTGATACTTATGACATGATTCTAACCAACCCGCCCTATTACCGCACTGGGTCCGGCAGATTATCTGCCCATGAGGGCCGCAATGGGGCATCCTTCAGTTCGCAAAGCACACTGAATGACTTTTTCAAAGCCTCAAACTATCTTTTGAAAAACAGATCAAAAATCGGAGTGGTATTTTTATCTGACAGGATGGAAGAATTGCTCTGCAGCATGAAGAACAACAGACTTGAGCCAAAAAAAATATTGCCGGTTTATGGAAGAGAAGACAGGCCTTCACGAATCATCCTTGTGGAAGGAGTCAAAAACGCCGGCCCGGGGCTAACCCTTCTTCCCCCGCTTATCCTGCACAATACCGACAACAGCATAACTGCTCATGCCCTGGAATTTTGTCCTTTTCTGGAGTGCAACTCACAAAGAAAACAGATACAATGA
- a CDS encoding DUF1015 family protein — protein MPEFKPLPFYQYSWSHPAISSEGVISPPYDVLSQADIKALADHKYNVVHIDSPPTYNKGAETLSQWISEGLIKQDDKPGFYIMATEYAQSGNKMRWGIFGGMKVHPFEDKKVFPHEQTYPKAKNDRLNLMKTTQGQLSPIFGIYDDPSLTMEEIGTVCLSLEPAASFFQEPGIFNRVWSVPDRYNAVLTGMLQDRRVFIADGHHRYETALNYKNSMPQSIDAPWNYVFTYLSNISSPGLEIFPYHRILSWQSNFDWEQLIDKAKDHFLITPADSAGQKDINRPDAFTLCLKKSFFHFTPHKQPHDTFEHIGAYILDKLFLRQAMQLSEHELASGNYLSYTHDQNQVISDVQSTKAQAGFLLQPVPMKILQKVCEVGQVMPRKSTYFYPKLPTGILFHLWGR, from the coding sequence ATGCCTGAATTCAAACCATTACCTTTTTATCAGTATAGCTGGAGTCATCCTGCAATATCATCCGAGGGTGTCATATCCCCTCCTTATGATGTTTTATCCCAGGCTGATATCAAAGCCCTTGCAGATCATAAATATAATGTTGTGCATATAGATTCACCACCAACTTACAATAAGGGCGCTGAAACATTGAGCCAGTGGATCAGTGAGGGGCTTATAAAACAGGATGATAAACCCGGTTTTTACATTATGGCTACAGAGTATGCCCAGAGCGGCAACAAAATGCGCTGGGGCATATTTGGCGGCATGAAAGTGCACCCGTTTGAGGACAAAAAAGTCTTTCCCCATGAACAGACTTACCCCAAGGCCAAAAATGACCGGCTTAACCTTATGAAGACTACCCAGGGACAACTGAGTCCCATTTTCGGTATTTATGATGATCCTTCACTGACCATGGAAGAAATCGGTACAGTATGCCTGTCCTTAGAGCCTGCTGCGTCATTTTTTCAGGAGCCGGGTATTTTTAACAGAGTCTGGTCCGTTCCTGACAGATACAATGCTGTCTTAACTGGTATGCTGCAGGACCGCAGGGTCTTTATCGCTGATGGACACCACCGTTATGAAACCGCCCTGAACTATAAGAACAGCATGCCCCAGAGCATTGATGCCCCGTGGAATTATGTATTTACTTACTTAAGCAATATCTCCTCCCCTGGACTGGAAATATTTCCGTACCACAGGATCCTTTCCTGGCAGAGTAATTTTGACTGGGAGCAGTTAATTGATAAAGCTAAGGACCACTTTTTGATCACACCAGCAGACTCTGCTGGCCAAAAGGATATTAACAGACCTGATGCTTTTACTCTTTGCCTAAAAAAGAGCTTTTTCCATTTTACTCCCCATAAACAACCGCATGACACTTTTGAGCATATCGGTGCCTATATCCTTGATAAACTTTTTCTGCGTCAGGCCATGCAGCTAAGCGAACATGAACTGGCTTCAGGAAACTACCTTAGTTACACCCATGATCAAAATCAGGTTATAAGTGATGTTCAATCCACAAAAGCCCAGGCAGGTTTTTTATTACAGCCGGTGCCCATGAAAATTCTTCAAAAAGTTTGTGAGGTCGGCCAGGTCATGCCCAGAAAATCAACTTATTTTTACCCTAAACTGCCCACAGGAATTCTTTTTCACCTTTGGGGCAGATAG
- the murJ gene encoding murein biosynthesis integral membrane protein MurJ has translation MNSKQDKHSSGSLARKASVVAGATLLSRVLGFIRDLIIAFALGAGPMADAFFVAFRLPNLLRRLFAEGSLTMAFIPVFTKTRDLHGQEEAFILARSVQLWLLIIVGIITLLAIIFAAPLTALIAPGFKNDPETFDAAVTLVRICFPYILFISAVALCMGILNSLNHFFAPAAAPAIMNLTLIAFALSAYLSGGEVALFLSAGVFFSGILQWFFQYPFLKKAGFSWKGSYSLSHPGISRIGKLMLPTIFGAAVYQINILIGTILASFLAAGSISYLYYADRLVQFPLGVFAVAISTAALPSLSSLAGQGDITNFKKTLNTSLNLTLFIALPSTAGLIGLSYPLIEIIFGRGEFGPTAIQATSLALVGFAAGLPAFSCVRPLISAFYALEDTKTPVKIAVVSLIVNIILSIVLMQKLQHTGLALAASISSWVNIILLILALNKKIGRWLTETRSILKMTGASCVLLLSIKFLSMPSWAAVACIPVWGMAYFMLARALQIPETIMILKIFYRKSS, from the coding sequence TTGAATTCTAAACAGGACAAACACAGCTCAGGATCTCTGGCCCGAAAAGCATCTGTAGTGGCAGGTGCAACCCTGCTCAGCAGGGTTCTCGGCTTTATAAGGGATCTGATCATTGCTTTTGCTCTCGGCGCAGGCCCTATGGCTGACGCTTTCTTTGTAGCCTTCAGACTGCCCAACCTGTTGCGCCGTCTTTTTGCTGAAGGATCTTTAACCATGGCCTTTATACCCGTCTTTACCAAAACCAGGGACCTGCACGGACAGGAAGAAGCTTTTATTCTGGCAAGGTCAGTTCAGCTATGGCTGCTGATCATAGTAGGTATTATCACCCTCCTGGCAATTATTTTTGCTGCTCCCCTGACAGCCCTTATTGCTCCGGGATTCAAAAATGATCCTGAAACTTTTGATGCTGCAGTCACTCTTGTGCGCATCTGCTTCCCCTACATTTTGTTCATTTCAGCTGTGGCCCTGTGCATGGGCATACTTAATTCGCTCAATCACTTTTTTGCTCCTGCCGCGGCCCCGGCCATTATGAACCTGACTCTCATCGCTTTTGCCCTTTCAGCCTATTTAAGCGGAGGAGAAGTAGCCTTGTTTCTATCTGCTGGAGTTTTCTTTTCAGGTATTTTGCAATGGTTTTTCCAGTACCCTTTTCTTAAAAAAGCGGGGTTTTCCTGGAAAGGCAGCTACTCTCTCTCGCACCCGGGAATATCAAGAATAGGCAAGCTTATGCTGCCCACAATTTTTGGTGCAGCTGTATACCAGATCAATATACTTATTGGCACTATTCTGGCATCCTTTCTTGCTGCAGGATCCATCTCCTATCTTTATTATGCTGACAGACTTGTTCAATTTCCTCTGGGCGTATTTGCTGTAGCTATAAGTACCGCTGCCCTGCCCTCTCTCTCCTCTCTCGCAGGACAAGGTGATATTACAAACTTTAAAAAAACATTAAACACCTCATTAAATCTGACACTTTTTATTGCTCTGCCATCCACAGCAGGCCTGATAGGACTAAGCTATCCATTAATTGAAATAATATTCGGCAGGGGCGAGTTTGGACCAACAGCAATTCAAGCCACATCTCTGGCCCTGGTGGGTTTTGCTGCAGGCTTGCCTGCCTTCTCATGCGTAAGACCTTTGATCTCAGCTTTTTATGCCTTGGAAGACACTAAAACTCCTGTTAAAATAGCTGTCGTCAGCCTGATTGTGAACATTATACTTAGCATTGTACTTATGCAGAAACTACAGCATACAGGCCTGGCCCTGGCAGCCAGTATTTCTTCATGGGTCAATATAATTCTGCTTATCCTTGCTCTAAACAAAAAAATTGGAAGATGGCTTACTGAAACGCGAAGCATCCTGAAAATGACTGGAGCAAGTTGTGTTTTACTTTTGTCCATAAAATTTTTATCTATGCCTTCCTGGGCTGCTGTGGCCTGCATCCCTGTCTGGGGCATGGCCTATTTTATGCTGGCCCGAGCACTTCAAATACCTGAAACAATAATGATCCTGAAAATCTTTTATCGAAAATCATCATGA